A single genomic interval of Dysidea avara chromosome 6, odDysAvar1.4, whole genome shotgun sequence harbors:
- the LOC136258392 gene encoding putative leucine-rich repeat-containing protein DDB_G0290503 produces the protein MSSLGENLERNEEQKSNEGLTYGQIIDIFEECDQTSPGDATHLTAAFKKVTPVLNVGRPGRFYDTIVRIVAPTRPALQNEKAALHGTPLHSYRERVWIPRIRNPNSSLAKGAVDFPQELVAYGLSDELLARLIEEVLSRKMPLSWCLNVPPNVDFYQKLHPYLKKWHVTCKASKISIGKFYLAIDKFLLEKTDRPDNAYRFIDNLTKAKYTSSKPVDYGCRAVIERQFEECQKQLENMNIEVTELKGKLEESHHKMQSAHDALRAVTNEKSSLQSEKLIAERKAMKYREDNDMMQKDCKKLIEENLDLSATILDVRDELSKHDNEIPYDDCQATSNDCEFMASLPPHNHSCNASSFTIQTKQGRRYSPSIRKLYYTLLADEVPGKNVKVNHRLHTKAMPVHKKLFDVKDDDVSILYPMLAAGATKMKEKLCTHAQQQLPGGRYWSPDNSIIKKQLSTLKPSNDLCESILGLNDYLTTKIPNLNQQSISNLVEIKKNHSIMWLNSLDDTEQAKLINLATDLCQPVGREYRYHTQQVAQERQQRMVKAHVKQEAMKVKTQESDHLAKEHLVSTAKELQDLIYEIEESDISTSKKKAQKLSLLRRQVNIRKKVLGQKINIVFTRSGRQRSINDLEKELVEAIDQDSSTLIGRQISHRFKVGESEYKWYRGIVLEYDCMAKMHLVEYDDDEEPSLFDLNIDLLSGDLEILD, from the exons ATGTCCAGTTTAGGAGAAAATCTCGAACGAAATGAAGAGCAAAAAA GTAATGAAGGTCTGACATATGGTCAGATTATTGATATATTTGAAGAGTGTGATCAGACATCTCCTGGTGATGCTACGCATTTGACTGCCGCCTTTAAAAAAGTCACACCGGTTCTGAATGTTGGGCGACCAGGCAGGTTTTATGACACCATTGTGCGTATTGTTGCTCCAACACGTCCAGCTTTGCAGAATGAGAAAGCTGCTCTCCATGGAACACCACTTCATTCATATCGTGAAAGAGTATGGATACCACGAATAAGGAACCCAAACAGTTCACTTGCTAAAG GTGCTGTGGATTTTCCACAAGAACTTGTTGCCTATGGATTGAGTGATGAGTTACTTGCTCGATTAATTGAGGAAGTACTAAGCAGAAAGATGCCACTCAGCTGGTGTTTAAATGTCCCTCCAAATGTTGATTTCTACCAAAAATTGCACCCCTATCTTAAAAAATGGCATGTAACTTGCAAGGCTTCTAAGATATCAATAGGAAAATTTTATTTAGCAATTGATAAATTCCTTCTTGAAAAGACAGATCGACCTGACAATGCATATCGTTTCATTGACAATCTGACAAAAGCAAAGTACACCTCCAGCAAACCAGTTGATTATGGATGTAGAGCAGTAATTGAAAGACAATTTGAAGAATGTCAGAAACAATTAGAGAATATGAATATTGAAGTCACTGAGTTGAAGGGAAAGTTGGAAGAATCACATCATAAAATGCAATCTGCACATGATGCTTTACGCGCTGTAACGAATGAGAAATCGTCGCTGCAATCAGAGAAGCTTATTGCTGAAAGGAAAGCTATGAAATACAGAGAAGATAACGATATGATGCAAAAGGATTGTAAGAAGTTGATTGAGGAAAATTTAGATCTGTCGGCTACCATTTTGGATGTACGAGATGAGTTAAGTAAACATGACAATGAGATTCCTTATGATGACTGCCAAGCAACGTCAAATGACTGTGAATTTATGGCAAGCTTACCTCCACACAACCACAGCTGCAATGCCTCTAGTTTTACCATTCAAACAAAACAAGGTAGACGATATTCCCCATCTATCCGAAAGCTATATTACACTTTGCTGGCTGATGAAGTACCTGGAAAGAATGTAAAAGTTAACCACCGCCTTCATACAAAAGCAATGCCAGTACACAAAAAGTTGTTTGATGTGAAAGATGATGATGTGAGTATACTATATCCTATGCTGGCTGCTGGCGCTACAAAGATGAAAGAAAAACTGTGTACACATGCACAACAACAACTCCCAGGGGGTAGGTATTGGAGTCCAGATAACTCAATCATCAAAAAGCAATTATCAACGTTAAAACCAAGTAATGACTTGTGTGAATCAATCCTTGGACTCAATGATTATTTAACCACAAAAATCCCAAATTTGAATCAACAATCAATTTCCAACCTTGTAGAAATCAAGAAGAACCATAGCATtatgtggctgaattctcttgATGACACTGAACAAgccaagttaattaacttggcTACTGATTTATGCCAGCCAGTAGGCAGAGAATACAGGTATCATACACAACAAGTAGCACAGGAAAGACAACAAAGAATGGTGAAGGCCCATGTGAAGCAGGAGGCTATGAAAGTGAAAACACAGGAGAGTGACCACCTCGCAAAGGAACATCTCGTCTCAACTGCTAAAGAACTTCAAGATTTAATTTATGAGATAGAAGAAAGTGACATTTCTACTTCCAAAAAGAAGGCACAGAAGCTATCTCTTTTAAGACGTCAAGTAAACATACGCAAGAAGGTTCTTGGACAAAAGATAAACATAGTGTTCACTCGATCAGGAAGGCAGCGATCTATAAATGATCTAGAAAAGGAACTAGTGGAAGCTATTGACCAGGACAGTAGCACATTGATCGGAAGGCAGATATCCCACAGATTTAAAGTGGGAGAATCTGAATATAAATGGTACAGGGGAATCGTCCTTGAGTATGATTGTATGGCTAAAATGCACCTTGTTgaatatgatgatgatgaggaacCGTCCCTTTTTGATCTAAACATAGACTTACTCAGTGGTGATTTAGAAATATTGGACTAA